From the Prochlorococcus sp. MIT 1223 genome, the window TTCCTTTTTTCTCTTTTTGCATTAGAAGTCATATTTCTACTTCTTATAGTTTCTCATTTTTTTTTCTATAAACTTTAGTCCTTAATTTGATGATATTTGTCTTGAATTATGTGAACCCATGCACTAACTTCAATTCCCACAACTAAAGCAATTATTTTTTCAGGGTATAGAGTTATTATTTTATTGACATTCCGCAGCAGGATTAAAGGTTCTAGATTAATGAATTTTGATAGGAGCAAATTAATAATTATCAAGATCCCAACTAGATAAATTAATCTTATAGTCGTTCCAATAATTGGGGAATGGGATAAATTTGATCTGTGCGGAATAATTTTTCTATATGGCCACCATAAAACCTGGAGAAACCCCCATCTTTTTAGCGGTTTTGAAATAATATCCAGATCTGGAGAAAGCCATAATCCCCCTACAGCAAAGGCAAAGCTAAAGATAAAAGCAATTTGTAGGTTGTAAATTACTGCAGCTAATAGTCCAAATGGCAAAATCCATAGCTTGATAGCTCTGTCATGTTCTTTCCCAGAAGCCATTAATCTAAAAATGGTTTAAAGTGATTTAGCCTTTTAAGGCATAATGAAATTTAGTGTGGGCGATTAGCTCAGCGGTAGAGCGCCTGCCTTACAAGCAGGATGTCCCTGGTTCGAACCCTGGATCGCCCATTTAATTTTGATCTTCATAAATTCTTTATGGAATCGGATCAACGATTGGTGAATTTATCAATAACGCCTGAAGCAGCAGCTGAACTGGTTCGGCAATCAGCTTTTGCAGGTACTCCTGGGGCTATGAGAATAGATTTAATGGAGGACAACTGTAAAGAAGGTTGGTTGCATATTAGGCTGCTTCCTGGGGCTAATGAAGGAGTTCCTATTGCTCGTACTGAAGGAGTTACTTTGTTTGCCGATGAAAATCAATTATCTTTACTTCATGGCCTTAGGTTAAATTATTTTGGAGATTTAAGTGGAGGTGGATTTTTAATAAGTACTCCTGATGGAGCTGAAAGTTGTGCTTGTGGAAGTGGGTTTAGATTCTTAAAAGGTTAGATATCTATAAATTAAATAATAAATATTTCCCATCAATATTTTTAGAATATTTTCTTATTTAGCTTACTTTTTAGATGGCAAAAGTCCTAAAGACGCCATGCAGATAACACCTATAAGAGGTCCTGGAGACAAGTTTAATTTTAGGGCTAGCCAAAAACCTAATAATGAAATGATGCATCCAAATACGGAAGAACGAATCATGGCTACATAAAGACTTGGTGATTTTATTAATCCCAGTAAGCTAGGACCAGATAGCAAGCCAACAACTATAATTACTCCCACTGAAGACATCGAGCTAACGATTGCTAGTGCAGTTGAGAAGCCTAAAATGAATCTTAAAGTAGGAACTTTGATATCACTACTAGCAGCACCTTCTGGATCTAGTCCTATGTGAATGACTTGCTGGTACGACGAAATCATGATTAATGAGAATATTGTAAATGCAATTAAGTTTCTTAATAGATCATTCCAATTCGCTGTAAGAAGATCTCCAAATAAAACTGCTTCTAGATCAATTCTTATCCCTAATATTGGGATCAAGAGAACTCCAAGACCAAGTGCACCTGCAAGAACTGTATTAATAACTGCTTCATAATTTTCATTTCGCCTTAGCGTCAATTTTTCTGCTGTTAGAGCCCCAACCATGCCACTTATAACCCCTCCTATGACAGGCTCAATACCAAGTGCTAATGCCAAAGCTAAACCTGGTAAAACTGAGTGAGAAATAAGATTGACTTGTAATAGTCGTTTATGAGTGATTAATACAGTTCCTATTGCAGGACATAGTATTCCTGTCAGGATTGTGACTAAGAATGGTATTAGCCACCAATTTTCAACAGAGAAAGACATTAAGCAGAAAATTAACTAATGTTTTCCAAAGAGATCAAATTGCTTTTTTGAAAATGGTGAAAAGTAATCCAAATATTTCTAATCGTCAAAATCAGATTCTTGAAAAACTTGGAAATTGTGATGATGAGTTGAGTGGTCAAGAACTTTACCGTGTCTTGCATG encodes:
- a CDS encoding metal-binding protein, with the protein product MASGKEHDRAIKLWILPFGLLAAVIYNLQIAFIFSFAFAVGGLWLSPDLDIISKPLKRWGFLQVLWWPYRKIIPHRSNLSHSPIIGTTIRLIYLVGILIIINLLLSKFINLEPLILLRNVNKIITLYPEKIIALVVGIEVSAWVHIIQDKYHQIKD
- a CDS encoding AIR synthase — its product is MSLVRTLDRPFNFDLHKFFMESDQRLVNLSITPEAAAELVRQSAFAGTPGAMRIDLMEDNCKEGWLHIRLLPGANEGVPIARTEGVTLFADENQLSLLHGLRLNYFGDLSGGGFLISTPDGAESCACGSGFRFLKG
- a CDS encoding metal ABC transporter permease codes for the protein MSFSVENWWLIPFLVTILTGILCPAIGTVLITHKRLLQVNLISHSVLPGLALALALGIEPVIGGVISGMVGALTAEKLTLRRNENYEAVINTVLAGALGLGVLLIPILGIRIDLEAVLFGDLLTANWNDLLRNLIAFTIFSLIMISSYQQVIHIGLDPEGAASSDIKVPTLRFILGFSTALAIVSSMSSVGVIIVVGLLSGPSLLGLIKSPSLYVAMIRSSVFGCIISLLGFWLALKLNLSPGPLIGVICMASLGLLPSKK